One window from the genome of Vanessa tameamea isolate UH-Manoa-2023 chromosome 13, ilVanTame1 primary haplotype, whole genome shotgun sequence encodes:
- the LOC113403371 gene encoding cytochrome c oxidase subunit 6A1, mitochondrial-like: MASYIQRAANLYVKKNVRLASHAATAGGHGGGWKLWKKLSFFVGFPAVGLGMLNAYLGHQESGHERAPFVAYEYMRVRSKRFPWGDGVKSLFHNPHVNALPSGYEDH; the protein is encoded by the exons ATGGCATCCTACATACAGCGAGCTGCAAATTTATATGTTAAGAAAAATGTTCGCCTTGCTTCCCATGCTGCAACCGCTGGCGGACATGGAG GTGGCTGGAAATTGTGGAAGAAGCTGTCCTTCTTCGTTGGATTCCCAGCTGTTGGCTTGGGAATGCTGAATGCCTATCTAGGTCACCAGGAGTCCGGCCATGAACGTGCCCCGTTCGTTGCCTATGAATATATGCGTGTCCGTTCCAAG CGGTTCCCATGGGGTGACGGTGTGAAGTCTCTCTTCCACAATCCCCATGTCAATGCCTTGCCCAGTGGCTACGAAGATCATTAA